In the genome of Sphingomonas sp. LR60, the window AACGGACAGCGGAGGGATGGACGCGGCGCTGCACGCTGCGCGCGATGTCGGTCGCGGGCACGACCATGCTGCTGCCGGGCTGTATGACCCGCCGCGACCCGGAAGCACTGACTTTTTGGGCGACCGGCTACGAGGGCGACTATGCGCCGCACCTGATGACGGCGTTCACCGCGCGCACCGGCATTGCGGTCGAAACCCAGTCGCTGCCCGGCACTGCCGCGCACGAGAAATTCCTGACCGCTCGCGCCGGCGGCTCGCTGCCGGACGTGATGATGCTTCCCTCGGGATGGGTCGCTGAGTTCGCGATGATCGGCGCCATCGCGCCGCTGCCCGACCCAGCGCTCGGCGAAGACACGTTTCCCGACGTCATGCGCGCGCTGACCTATGCAGGGCAGGGCTATGCGATGCCGTGGTCGGTCGGCAGTCAGGTGCAATTCTACCGCCGGGATTTGCTCGGTGAGCTTGGCTATGAGACGGCGCCTGTCAATTGGGACGGCTGGCGGAAGCTGGGCGCGAAACTCAAGCGTCGTCATCCCGACCGCTACGCGATGTTGATGTTCCTCAACTGGTGGGACACGCTGATCACTTTTGCAGGGCAAGCGGGCGCTTATCCGCTGCGCGACAACGACACGCGCGGCAATTTCCGCACCCCCGCCTATCGCCGCGCGCTGGCCTTCTACGTTTCGCTCTTCGTGGACGGCTACGCGCCGCGGGTGTCATCGAACGAGGTGCAGGATCCGGTGGCGGCCTTTGCGCAGGGGTGGTTCGCAATCTATCCGAGCGGGCCGACGCTGCTGACCGACCTGCATCGTCGCACTGCAGAGATCGCCCCGGAACAATGGGGTGTGGTGCGGATGCCCGGCCCTGATGGCCACGGAGCAGTGTCGGCGATCAATAATAGCATCGCTGTTTCCGCGACGACACCGCGGCCCGCCGCCGCATGGGCGCTCGCACGGCATCTGACCTCTGCGGCGAGCGAGTTGCGGTTCCAGCGGATGATCGGTGTGCTGCCGGCCCGGCGCAGCGCGTGGCGAAGTCCGCAACTCGCCGACCCGGTTATCCGTCCGTTCGCCGAACAGGTCGAGCAGCCCGCCCGCCAGCCGACGATCGTCGAGTGGGAACGCATCCGGCTGGAGGTGCAGATCATCGCCGAGCGGGTGGTGCGCGGCGGGCTGACGATAGACGAGGGACTCGCCACGATGGACGCTCGCGTCGATGTTCTGCTCGCGCAGCGGCGGCGATTGGTCGCAGCGGGGAAGATCATATGACCCGGCAATCGCGCGCGGCGTGGCTGTTCGCGACTCCGGTACTCGCGGTGATCGCACTCGTCTTCGTGCTGCCGACCGTTCTCGCGCTAGGGCTTAGCGTCACCGATTACAGCATCTATGCGCTGGCGGACTGGTCCAATCTGCGCTTCATCGGCTTCGACAACTTCACGGATCTGCTGGCCACTCCGTTGTTCTGGCGCGCGTTGGGCAACACCGCGATCTTCGCCGTGCTCGGCGTACCGATGGCGATCGGCACCTCGTTGTTCACCGCGTTGCTGCTCAATGATGCCACGGTGCGCTGGAAGCCGCTCTGGCGCGTGGCCTTGTTCGCGCCCTATGTCACCGGCATCGTCGCGACGGCGGTGGTATGGCGCTTTCTGCTCAACACACGCTTCGGCCTGCTCAACTGGTTCCTTGGGCAGGTGGGGATCACGCCGGTCGACTGGTTGGGCGATCCGCGCTGGTCGATCCCGGCGATCCTGCTGTTCGTGACGTGGAAAGTCTTCGGCTACAACATGATCGTGTTCACCGCCGCGTTGGCGGCGGTGCCGGAGGAACTGATGGAGGCGGCGCGGCTCGACGGGGCGGGGCCGTGGACACGTTTTCGCCACGTCACCTTGCCGGCGATCGGGCCAACGCTGTTGCTCGCCGCGGTGCTGAGCGTCGCGGGGTTCCTGCAACTCTTTGCCGAGCCCTATGTCATGACGCTGGGTGGGCCGTCGCAATCGACGGTGACGATCCTGTACTTCATGTTCGACGAAGGGTTCAAATGGTGGAACCTGGGACAGGCATCGGGGGTGGCGTTCGTGCTGCTGATCCTGATCCTGTCGCTGACGCTGATCCAGACCCGTATCGGACGGCGTTACGAATGGCTGTGAACCCGCGCCGCCTGCGCGCGATCGTGCTGAACGCCGTGGTGGCGTGCGTGACGTTCGTGACGCTGGTGCCGTTCGTATGGATGGTCATCGTCTCGTTCATGCCGCGCTATGAATCGAGCCGTTACCCGCCGCCGCTCTGGCCGACCCGCTGGACGCTCGGCAACTACTACGAATTGCTTGTGCGCCGGCAGTATGACGGGGCGTGGTTCGACTATCGCATCCTGCCCGCGATGGGGAACAGTCTGCTGGTCGCGACGATCTCGACGCTGCTCGGGCTCTTGTTGACGGTGCCGGCCGGCTACGCCTTCGCCAAGCTGCGCTTTCGCGGGCGCGAATGGTTGCTGAAGGTCTTGATCGCCAGCCTCGTCATACCGGGGCAGGTGGCGATGTTGCCGTTGTTCCTGATCTTCCGCGAACTGGGACTGGTCGACAGCTATGCCGGGGTGATCCTGCCCAGCCTCGCCGGTATCTTCGCGATCCTGTTCGTC includes:
- a CDS encoding carbohydrate ABC transporter permease, with the translated sequence MTRQSRAAWLFATPVLAVIALVFVLPTVLALGLSVTDYSIYALADWSNLRFIGFDNFTDLLATPLFWRALGNTAIFAVLGVPMAIGTSLFTALLLNDATVRWKPLWRVALFAPYVTGIVATAVVWRFLLNTRFGLLNWFLGQVGITPVDWLGDPRWSIPAILLFVTWKVFGYNMIVFTAALAAVPEELMEAARLDGAGPWTRFRHVTLPAIGPTLLLAAVLSVAGFLQLFAEPYVMTLGGPSQSTVTILYFMFDEGFKWWNLGQASGVAFVLLILILSLTLIQTRIGRRYEWL
- a CDS encoding carbohydrate ABC transporter permease, whose protein sequence is MAVNPRRLRAIVLNAVVACVTFVTLVPFVWMVIVSFMPRYESSRYPPPLWPTRWTLGNYYELLVRRQYDGAWFDYRILPAMGNSLLVATISTLLGLLLTVPAGYAFAKLRFRGREWLLKVLIASLVIPGQVAMLPLFLIFRELGLVDSYAGVILPSLAGIFAILFVRQATLGIPDEMIDAARLDGAGEIRIFVSIVLPLLMPITVTLAVFLFLGSWNDFLWPLIVLSDQHHYTLPVAVAAISREHAADGELMMAAAVVTTLPVLALFLALQRYYIGGLLGGSIKG
- a CDS encoding extracellular solute-binding protein, with translation MDERTAEGWTRRCTLRAMSVAGTTMLLPGCMTRRDPEALTFWATGYEGDYAPHLMTAFTARTGIAVETQSLPGTAAHEKFLTARAGGSLPDVMMLPSGWVAEFAMIGAIAPLPDPALGEDTFPDVMRALTYAGQGYAMPWSVGSQVQFYRRDLLGELGYETAPVNWDGWRKLGAKLKRRHPDRYAMLMFLNWWDTLITFAGQAGAYPLRDNDTRGNFRTPAYRRALAFYVSLFVDGYAPRVSSNEVQDPVAAFAQGWFAIYPSGPTLLTDLHRRTAEIAPEQWGVVRMPGPDGHGAVSAINNSIAVSATTPRPAAAWALARHLTSAASELRFQRMIGVLPARRSAWRSPQLADPVIRPFAEQVEQPARQPTIVEWERIRLEVQIIAERVVRGGLTIDEGLATMDARVDVLLAQRRRLVAAGKII